Genomic DNA from Comamonas resistens:
GGCCGGTACGGGTGGACTCACGCGTGTCTCCATGGAGCAGATCCTGGCCTGGGACCCCGAAGTCATACTGACCCAGGAGGCCGGTTTTGCCGAGCGCGTGCGCCAGGACCCCTTGTGGCGCGGCGTCAGCGCCGTGCGCAGCGGCCGTGTGCACTGCGCGCCCGTGCTGCCGTTTGGCTGGCTGGACGGCCCGCCTGGCGTGAACCGGCTGATCGGCGTGCGCTGGCTGCTCGAGAAGCTGCATCCGGGCCGGCTGGCGCAGCAGGGCGCCAAGCCCCTGGAGCAGGCGGTGCGCGAGTTCCATGCGCTGTTCTATGGCGCCCAGCTGTCACCGTCCCAGTTGCGTGCGCTGCTGGACGCTGCGCGCTGAGGGTATGAATTTTTCATGAAGTTATTCCGCTCCAATCTAGGCAGGGTAAGCGCTGGAAGCTCTGTTTCAAGGAGCGCTGCCACGGCCTGGGGCTGGTGGTTGGCCCTGGCCTTGCTGGCGCTGGTGCTGCTGTGGGCGCTGGGCTCGGGCCAGTTTGCGCTGGCACCGGCACAGCTGGCCGAAGCGCTGTGGGCGCGGGCCACGGGGGCGGCGTCGCCGCTGCCGCCAGCGGCCGAAACCGTACTCTGGAATATCCGGCTGCCGCGCATCGCGGCCGGCGTGGCGGTCGGCGCGATGCTGGCTGCAGCCGGTGCGGCCTACCAGGGCATGTTCCGCAACCCGCTGGTTTCGCCCGACATCCTGGGCGTTTCGGCCGGCGCGGGCCTGGGCGCCGTCATCGCCATCTATCTGGGCCTGGCTATGTTCGCCGTGCAATGGCTGGCTTTTGGCGGCGGGCTGGTCGCCGTGGCCATCGTGGTGGCCATCAGCGCCTGCGTGCGCAGGCACGATCCGGTACTGGTGCTGGTATTGGCCGGCATTGCGCTGGGCGCCTTGCTGGGCGCAGGCATTGCCTTGATCAAGACCCTGGCCGATCCGAACACCCAACTACCCACCATCACCTTCTGGCTCATGGGCGGACTGTCGGCCGTGACGCTGCAGGATGTGGCCGGCACGGCGCCGGTGATGCTGATGGCCCTGGTTCCGTTGCTGCTGCTGCGCTGGCGCATCAATTTACTGGCCCTGCCCGACGAGGAGGCGCGCGCCCTGGGCGTGCCGGTCGGGCGGCTGCGCCTGGT
This window encodes:
- a CDS encoding FecCD family ABC transporter permease — protein: MKLFRSNLGRVSAGSSVSRSAATAWGWWLALALLALVLLWALGSGQFALAPAQLAEALWARATGAASPLPPAAETVLWNIRLPRIAAGVAVGAMLAAAGAAYQGMFRNPLVSPDILGVSAGAGLGAVIAIYLGLAMFAVQWLAFGGGLVAVAIVVAISACVRRHDPVLVLVLAGIALGALLGAGIALIKTLADPNTQLPTITFWLMGGLSAVTLQDVAGTAPVMLMALVPLLLLRWRINLLALPDEEARALGVPVGRLRLVLVVCATLGTAVSLAGIIGWVGLVVPHVARLLVGPDFVRLLPASALLGAGFVVAADTLARTMARIELPLGILTALVGAPFFLYLLARTGRREGEA